In a genomic window of Muntiacus reevesi chromosome 1, mMunRee1.1, whole genome shotgun sequence:
- the LOC136159868 gene encoding natural killer cells antigen CD94-like isoform X1, translated as MAVFQTTAWRLISGVLGVICLLLMAALGVLLNNSLTKQSVQPGPSTDLQEGSGCYSCQEKWIGYQCNCYFISDDLKTWKDSWDFCVSHNSSLLQIQTRNELDFMKFSTSFYWIGISYGEEHDAWLWENKSTLSQDLFPFPKPVNPKNCMMYSPRGSILDGHCGKKFRYICKQQLI; from the exons ATGGCAG TTTTTCAGACCACTGCATGGAGGTTGATCTCTGGGGTCTTAGGAGTAATATGCCTTTTGTTGATGGCTGCTTTGGGAGTTCTGTTAAACAATT CACTTACTAAACAAAGTGTTCAGCCTGGACCCTCCACAGATCTTCAGGAAG gatcTGGCTGCTATTCTTGTCAAGAAAAGTGGATTGGCTACCAATGCAActgttatttcatttctgatgATTTAAAAACATGGAAAGACAGTTGGGATTTTTGTGTTTCTCATAATTCCAGTCTACTTCAGATACAAACCAGAAATGAACTG GATTTTATGAAGTTCAGTACCAGTTTTTACTGGATTGGGATTTCTTACGGTGAAGAGCATGATGCCTGGTTGTGGGAGAACAAATCTACTCTCTCCCAAGATCT ATTTCCTTTCCCTAAACCTGTAAATCCAAAGAACTGCATGATGTATAGCCCAAGAGGAAGTATTTTGGATGGACACTGTGGAAAGAAGTTTCGTTATATCTGTAAACAACAGCTTATTTAG
- the LOC136159868 gene encoding natural killer cells antigen CD94-like isoform X2, producing the protein MAALTKQSVQPGPSTDLQEGSGCYSCQEKWIGYQCNCYFISDDLKTWKDSWDFCVSHNSSLLQIQTRNELDFMKFSTSFYWIGISYGEEHDAWLWENKSTLSQDLFPFPKPVNPKNCMMYSPRGSILDGHCGKKFRYICKQQLI; encoded by the exons ATGGCAG CACTTACTAAACAAAGTGTTCAGCCTGGACCCTCCACAGATCTTCAGGAAG gatcTGGCTGCTATTCTTGTCAAGAAAAGTGGATTGGCTACCAATGCAActgttatttcatttctgatgATTTAAAAACATGGAAAGACAGTTGGGATTTTTGTGTTTCTCATAATTCCAGTCTACTTCAGATACAAACCAGAAATGAACTG GATTTTATGAAGTTCAGTACCAGTTTTTACTGGATTGGGATTTCTTACGGTGAAGAGCATGATGCCTGGTTGTGGGAGAACAAATCTACTCTCTCCCAAGATCT ATTTCCTTTCCCTAAACCTGTAAATCCAAAGAACTGCATGATGTATAGCCCAAGAGGAAGTATTTTGGATGGACACTGTGGAAAGAAGTTTCGTTATATCTGTAAACAACAGCTTATTTAG